Proteins encoded together in one Bacteroidetes Order II. bacterium window:
- a CDS encoding biopolymer transporter ExbD — MPKVNIKRKSTVLDMTAMVDVSFLLLTFFIMTTQFRSPEPIIVDTPSSISDTKVPDMDIMTISVDKEDKIYFTIDNPKYREALLDNMRTKYPQLQLNATQKKHFVYGSSVGSPISQLPSLLNNPPAEHAKIKQLGIPADSTNNELGNWIVQGRFANPKVRITVKADASAKYPTIKKVIKTLTERDINKFNLITDLEEKPKNL, encoded by the coding sequence ATGCCAAAAGTCAATATTAAACGTAAGAGTACCGTACTCGACATGACGGCGATGGTGGACGTTTCTTTCCTGTTGCTTACGTTCTTCATTATGACCACCCAGTTCCGCTCGCCAGAGCCGATCATTGTGGATACGCCGTCTTCGATCTCGGATACCAAAGTACCTGATATGGACATTATGACCATTTCAGTGGACAAAGAGGACAAAATCTATTTTACCATAGACAATCCTAAGTACCGAGAAGCCTTGCTCGACAATATGCGCACCAAGTACCCCCAACTCCAACTAAATGCAACCCAAAAGAAGCATTTTGTTTATGGAAGTTCGGTGGGTTCACCCATTAGCCAATTGCCAAGTCTCCTAAATAATCCTCCTGCAGAACATGCCAAAATTAAACAATTAGGAATTCCTGCAGACTCCACCAACAATGAGTTGGGGAATTGGATTGTTCAGGGCCGATTTGCGAACCCCAAAGTTCGTATAACGGTTAAGGCGGATGCGAGTGCAAAATATCCGACCATCAAAAAGGTGATTAAGACGCTGACAGAACGTGACATCAACAAATTTAACCTGATTACGGACTTGGAAGAGAAACCCAAGAACTTGTAA
- a CDS encoding biopolymer transporter ExbD codes for MADIEPSGGQEKGGKKRSKKLSTRVDFTPMVDLAFLLITFFMLTTTFAKPQAMEINMPEKEKPGDPAPPEVKASTVMTLLLGKNNKIVYYEGLPEEGANTKTEVTDFGANGIRKALIKKKQEVDAREDKKDKTLVLIKPSDDSNYRNLVDSIDEMAITGIKRYAIIELQPVEKDLLKKAGY; via the coding sequence ATGGCAGATATAGAACCGAGTGGTGGTCAGGAAAAAGGTGGGAAGAAACGATCTAAAAAGTTGTCCACCCGCGTTGATTTTACGCCGATGGTGGACCTTGCCTTTCTCTTAATCACCTTCTTCATGCTGACTACTACGTTTGCCAAGCCGCAAGCGATGGAAATCAACATGCCGGAAAAGGAAAAGCCTGGAGACCCGGCTCCTCCCGAAGTAAAAGCATCCACCGTGATGACCTTACTTTTAGGGAAAAATAATAAAATCGTTTATTACGAAGGGTTGCCTGAAGAAGGGGCTAATACGAAAACTGAGGTGACCGACTTTGGTGCCAATGGAATTCGGAAAGCCCTGATCAAGAAAAAACAAGAGGTAGATGCCCGTGAAGACAAAAAGGACAAAACCCTTGTTTTGATTAAGCCTTCTGACGACAGCAATTACCGGAATTTGGTGGATAGCATTGATGAAATGGCCATTACGGGCATTAAGCGTTATGCGATCATCGAATTGCAACCCGTAGAAAAAGACTTGCTAAAAAAAGCTGGTTATTAA